Proteins from one Desmodus rotundus isolate HL8 chromosome 9, HLdesRot8A.1, whole genome shotgun sequence genomic window:
- the LOC112312762 gene encoding olfactory receptor 7D4-like isoform X1 — protein MYLALYPCYYGGQTFLFHHQTSMKEKDIQVNAAKPGVSNMETGNQTGNSDFLLLGFSQDSENQPILFGLFLSMYLVTVLGNLFIILAVSSDSHLHTPMYFFLCNLSFVDICFISTTVPKMLLNIQTQSKTISYIGCLIQVYLFVVFIGMDNFLLTVMAYDRYVAICHPLHYMVNMNLHFCSFLVLVSWFIMLCVSLVHILLMRRLTFCAGTEIPHFFCELSQILKEACSDTIINNVFMYMIVALLGVIPLTGILYSYSQIVSSLMRMSSVGGKYKAFSTCGSHLTVVSLFYGTCLGVYLSSAGTHSSQRSLIASVMYTVVTPMLNPFIYSLRNKDVKRALERLLNPASPSL, from the exons ATGTACCTGGCCTTGTATCCCTGCTATTATGGAGGACAGACCTTCCTATTTCACCACCAAActtcaatgaaagaaaaagatatacAAGTTAACGCTGCAAAGCCTG GTGTCAGCAACATGGAAACAGGAAATCAAACAGGGAATTCAGATTTTTTACTTCTGGGATTTTCCCAAGACTCAGAGAATCAACCCATCCTATTTGGACTGTTCCTGTCCATGTACCTGGTCACTGTGCTCGGGAACCTGTTCATCATCCTGGCtgtcagctcagactcccacctccacacgcccatgtacttcttcctctgcaATCTGTCCTTTGTTGACATCTGTTTCATCTCCACCACCGtcccaaagatgctgctgaacatccagaCACAGAGCAAAACCATCTCCTACATTGGATGCCTCATTCAGGTGTATTTGTTTGTAGTTTTTATTGGAATGGATAACTTCCTCCTgactgtgatggcctatgaccggtATGTGGCCATCTGCCACCCCCTGCACTACATGGTCAAcatgaatttgcatttctgtagcTTCCTGGTTCTAGTCTCTTGGTTCATCATGCTCTGTGTTTCTCTGGTTCATATCCTACTGATGAGGAGGCTGACTTTCTGTGCAGGAACTGAAATTCCACATTTCTTCTGTGAACTGTCTCAGATTCTCAAGGAAGCCTGCTCAGATACCATCATCAATAATGTCTTCATGTACATGATTGTTGCCCTACTGGGTGTGATTCCTCTCACTGGAATTCTCTATTCTTACTCTCAGATTGTCTCCTCTTTAATGAGAATGTCCTCTGTAGGgggaaaatataaagcattttccacctgtggGTCTCACCTCACTGTGGTCTCCTTGTTTTATGGGACCTGTCTGGGGGTCTATCTCAGTTCTGCTGGGACCCATTCTTCCCAGAGAAGTTTGATTgcctcagtgatgtacactgtggttacccccatgctgaaccccttcatctacagccTGAGAAACAAGGATGTGAAGCGGGCCCTAGAAAGGCTCCTCAACCCAGCATCACCTTCTCTGTGA
- the LOC112312762 gene encoding olfactory receptor 7D4-like isoform X3: METGNQTGNSDFLLLGFSQDSENQPILFGLFLSMYLVTVLGNLFIILAVSSDSHLHTPMYFFLCNLSFVDICFISTTVPKMLLNIQTQSKTISYIGCLIQVYLFVVFIGMDNFLLTVMAYDRYVAICHPLHYMVNMNLHFCSFLVLVSWFIMLCVSLVHILLMRRLTFCAGTEIPHFFCELSQILKEACSDTIINNVFMYMIVALLGVIPLTGILYSYSQIVSSLMRMSSVGGKYKAFSTCGSHLTVVSLFYGTCLGVYLSSAGTHSSQRSLIASVMYTVVTPMLNPFIYSLRNKDVKRALERLLNPASPSL; encoded by the coding sequence ATGGAAACAGGAAATCAAACAGGGAATTCAGATTTTTTACTTCTGGGATTTTCCCAAGACTCAGAGAATCAACCCATCCTATTTGGACTGTTCCTGTCCATGTACCTGGTCACTGTGCTCGGGAACCTGTTCATCATCCTGGCtgtcagctcagactcccacctccacacgcccatgtacttcttcctctgcaATCTGTCCTTTGTTGACATCTGTTTCATCTCCACCACCGtcccaaagatgctgctgaacatccagaCACAGAGCAAAACCATCTCCTACATTGGATGCCTCATTCAGGTGTATTTGTTTGTAGTTTTTATTGGAATGGATAACTTCCTCCTgactgtgatggcctatgaccggtATGTGGCCATCTGCCACCCCCTGCACTACATGGTCAAcatgaatttgcatttctgtagcTTCCTGGTTCTAGTCTCTTGGTTCATCATGCTCTGTGTTTCTCTGGTTCATATCCTACTGATGAGGAGGCTGACTTTCTGTGCAGGAACTGAAATTCCACATTTCTTCTGTGAACTGTCTCAGATTCTCAAGGAAGCCTGCTCAGATACCATCATCAATAATGTCTTCATGTACATGATTGTTGCCCTACTGGGTGTGATTCCTCTCACTGGAATTCTCTATTCTTACTCTCAGATTGTCTCCTCTTTAATGAGAATGTCCTCTGTAGGgggaaaatataaagcattttccacctgtggGTCTCACCTCACTGTGGTCTCCTTGTTTTATGGGACCTGTCTGGGGGTCTATCTCAGTTCTGCTGGGACCCATTCTTCCCAGAGAAGTTTGATTgcctcagtgatgtacactgtggttacccccatgctgaaccccttcatctacagccTGAGAAACAAGGATGTGAAGCGGGCCCTAGAAAGGCTCCTCAACCCAGCATCACCTTCTCTGTGA
- the LOC112312762 gene encoding olfactory receptor 7D4-like isoform X2, producing MYLALYPCYYGGQTFLFHHQTSMKEKDIQVNAAKPDSENQPILFGLFLSMYLVTVLGNLFIILAVSSDSHLHTPMYFFLCNLSFVDICFISTTVPKMLLNIQTQSKTISYIGCLIQVYLFVVFIGMDNFLLTVMAYDRYVAICHPLHYMVNMNLHFCSFLVLVSWFIMLCVSLVHILLMRRLTFCAGTEIPHFFCELSQILKEACSDTIINNVFMYMIVALLGVIPLTGILYSYSQIVSSLMRMSSVGGKYKAFSTCGSHLTVVSLFYGTCLGVYLSSAGTHSSQRSLIASVMYTVVTPMLNPFIYSLRNKDVKRALERLLNPASPSL from the exons ATGTACCTGGCCTTGTATCCCTGCTATTATGGAGGACAGACCTTCCTATTTCACCACCAAActtcaatgaaagaaaaagatatacAAGTTAACGCTGCAAAGCCTG ACTCAGAGAATCAACCCATCCTATTTGGACTGTTCCTGTCCATGTACCTGGTCACTGTGCTCGGGAACCTGTTCATCATCCTGGCtgtcagctcagactcccacctccacacgcccatgtacttcttcctctgcaATCTGTCCTTTGTTGACATCTGTTTCATCTCCACCACCGtcccaaagatgctgctgaacatccagaCACAGAGCAAAACCATCTCCTACATTGGATGCCTCATTCAGGTGTATTTGTTTGTAGTTTTTATTGGAATGGATAACTTCCTCCTgactgtgatggcctatgaccggtATGTGGCCATCTGCCACCCCCTGCACTACATGGTCAAcatgaatttgcatttctgtagcTTCCTGGTTCTAGTCTCTTGGTTCATCATGCTCTGTGTTTCTCTGGTTCATATCCTACTGATGAGGAGGCTGACTTTCTGTGCAGGAACTGAAATTCCACATTTCTTCTGTGAACTGTCTCAGATTCTCAAGGAAGCCTGCTCAGATACCATCATCAATAATGTCTTCATGTACATGATTGTTGCCCTACTGGGTGTGATTCCTCTCACTGGAATTCTCTATTCTTACTCTCAGATTGTCTCCTCTTTAATGAGAATGTCCTCTGTAGGgggaaaatataaagcattttccacctgtggGTCTCACCTCACTGTGGTCTCCTTGTTTTATGGGACCTGTCTGGGGGTCTATCTCAGTTCTGCTGGGACCCATTCTTCCCAGAGAAGTTTGATTgcctcagtgatgtacactgtggttacccccatgctgaaccccttcatctacagccTGAGAAACAAGGATGTGAAGCGGGCCCTAGAAAGGCTCCTCAACCCAGCATCACCTTCTCTGTGA